In Melospiza melodia melodia isolate bMelMel2 unplaced genomic scaffold, bMelMel2.pri scaffold_315, whole genome shotgun sequence, one genomic interval encodes:
- the LOC134434059 gene encoding DNA-directed RNA polymerase II subunit RPB1 isoform X1 has product MHGGPPSGDSACPLRTIKRVQFGILSPDEMKRMSVTEGGIKYPETTEGGRPKLGGLMDPRQGVIERTGRCQTCAGNMTECPGHFGHIELAKPVFHVGFLGKTMKILRCVCFFCSKLLVDSNNPKIKDILGKSKGQPKKRLTHVYDLCKGKNICEGGEEMDHKFGVEQPEGDEDLTKEKGHGGCGRYQPRIRRSGLELYAEWKHVNEDSQEKKILLSPERVHEIFKRISDEECFVLGMDPKFARPEWMVCTVLPVPPLSVRPAVVMQGSARNQDDLTHKLADIVKINNQLRRNEQNGAAAHVIAEDVKLLQFHVATMVDNELPGLPRAMQKSGRPLKSLKQRLKGKEGRVRGNLMGKRVDFSARTVITPDPNLAIDQVGVPRSIAANMTFAEIVTPFNIDRLQELVRRGNSQYPGAKYIIRDNGDRIDLRFHPKPSDLHLQIGYKVERHMCDGDIVIFNRQPTLHKMSMMGHRVRILPWSTFRLNLSVTTPYNADFDGDEMNLHLPQSLETRAEIQELAMVPRMIVTPQSNRPVMGIVQDTLTAVRKFTKRDVFLERGEVMNLLMFLSTWDGKVPQPAILKPRPLWTGKQIFSLIIPGHINCIRTHSTHPDDEDSGPYKHISPGDTKVIVENGELIMGILCKKSLGTSAGSLVHISYLEMGHDTTRLFYSNIQTVINNWLLIEGHTIGIGDSIADAKTYQDIQNTIKKAKQDVIEVIEKAHNNELEPTPGNTLRQTFENQVNRILNDARDKTGSSAQKSLSEYNNFKSMVVSGAKGSKINISQVIAVVGQQNVEGKRIPFGFKHRTLPHFIKDDYGPESRGFVENSYLAGLTPTEFFFHAMGGREGLIDTAVKTAETGYIQRRLIKSMESVMVKYDATVRNSINQVVQLRYGEDGLAGESVEFQNLATLKPSNKAFEKKFKFDYTNERALRRTLQEELVKDILSNAHIQNELEREFDRMREDREVLRVIFPTGDSKVVLPCNLLRMIWNAQKIFHINSRLPSDLHPVKVVEGVKELSRKLVIVNGEDPLSRQAQENATLLFNIHLRSTLCSRRMVEEFRLSGEAFDWLLGEIESKFNQAIAHPGEMVGALAAQSLGEPATQMTLNTFHYAGVSAKNVTLGVPRLKELINISKKPKTPSLTVFLLGQSARDAERAKDILCRLEHTTLRKVTANTAIYYDPNPQSTVVAEDQEWVNVYYEMPDFDVSRISPWLLRVELDRKHMTDRKLTMEQIAEKINAGFGDDLNCIFNDDNAEKLVLRIRIMNSDENKMQEEEEVVDKMDDDVFLRCIESNMLTDMTLQGIEQISKVYMHLPQTDNKKKIIITEDGEFKALQEWILETDGVSLMRVLSEKDVDPVRTTSNDIVEIFTVLGIEAVRKALERELYHVISFDGSYVNYRHLALLCDTMTSRGHLMAITRHGVNRQDTGPLMKCSFEETVDVLMEAAAHGESDPMKGVSENIMLGQLAPAGTGCFDLLLDAEKCKHGMEIPSALPGLGVGGPTGMFFGSAPSPMGGMSPAMTPWNQGATPAYGAWSPSVGSGMTPGGAGFSPSAASDASGFSPGYSPAWSPTPGSPGSPGPSSPYIPSPGGAMSPSYSPTSPAYEPRSPGGYTPQSPSYSPTSPSYSPTSPSYSPTSPNYSPTSPSYSPTSPSYSPTSPSYSPTSPSYSPTSPSYSPTSPSYSPTSPSYSPTSPSYSPTSPSYSPTSPSYSPTSPSYSPTSPSYSPTSPSYSPTSPSYSPTSPSYSPTSPNYSPTSPNYTPTSPSYSPTSPSYSPTSPNYTPTSPNYSPTSPSYSPTSPSYSPTSPSYSPSSPRYTPQSPTYTPSSPSYSPSSPSYSPTSPKYTPTSPSYSPSSPEYTPTSPKYSPTSPKYSPTSPKYSPTSPTYSPTTPKYSPTSPTYSPTSPVYTPTSPKYSPTSPTYSPTSPKYSPTSPTYSPTSPKGSTYSPTSPGYSPTSPTYSLTSPAISPDDSDDDN; this is encoded by the exons GGCCACGGGGGCTGCGGGCGGTACCAGCCGCGCATCCGCCGCTCGGGGCTGGAGCTCTACGCCGAGTGGAAGCACGTCAACGAGGATTCCCAGGAGAAGAAGATCCTGCTGAGCCCCGAGCGCGTGCACGAGATCTTCAAGCGCATCTCGGACGAGGAGTGCTTCGTGCTGGGCATGGACCCCAAGTTCGCCCGGCCCGAGTGGATGGTGTGCACGGTGCTGCCGGTGCCGCCGCTGTCCGTGCGTCCGGCCGTCGTCATGCAGGGGTCGGCTCGGaaccag gacGACCTGACCCACAAGCTGGCCGACATCGTCAAGATCAACAACCAACTGCGGCGCAACGAGCAGAACGGGGCGGCCGCGCACGTCATCGCCGAGGACGTCAAACTGCTGCAGTTCCACGTGGCCACCATGGTGGACAACGAGCTGCCCGGCCTGCCCCGG GCCATGCAGAAGTCGGGGCGCCCCCTCAAGTCGCTGAAGCAGCGGCTGAAGGGGAAGGAGGGTCGGGTTCGGGGCAACCTCATGGGCAAACGCGTCGACTTCTCGGCCCGCACGGTCATCACGCCCGACCCCAACCTGGCCATCGACCAGGTGGGCGTCCCGCGCTCCATCGCGGCCAACATGACCTTCGCCGAGATCGTCACGCCCTTCAACATCGACAG gctgcaggagctggtgcgCAGGGGGAACAGTCAGTACCCGGGGGCCAAGTACATCATCAGGGACAACGGGGACAGGATCGACCTGCGCTTCCACCCCAAGCCCAGCGACCTGCACCTGCAGATCGGCTACAAG GTGGAACGTCACATGTGCGACGGGGACATCGTCATCTTCAACCGACAGCCCACCCTGCACAAGATGTCCATGATGGGCCACAGGGTCAGGATCCTGCCCTGGTCCACCTTCCGGCTGAACCTCAG tgtcaccacacCCTACAACGCCGATTTCGACGGCGACGAGATGAACCTGCACCTGCCGCAGTCGCTGGAGACGCGGGCGGAGATCCAGGAGCTGGCCATGGTGCCCAGGATGATCGTCACCCCCCAGAGCAACCGGCCCGTCATGGGCATCGTGCAGGACACGCTGACGGCCGTGCGCAAGTTCACCAAGAGGGACGTCTTCCTCGAGAGG GGCGAGGTGATGAACCTGCTGATGTTCCTGTCCACGTGGGACGGCAAGGTGCCCCAGCCGGCCATCCTGAAGCCGCGGCCGCTGTGGACGGGGAAGCAGATCTTCTCGCTCATCATCCCCGGCCACATCAACTGCATCCGCACGCACAGCACGCACCCCGACGACGAGGACAGCGGCCCCTACAAGCACATCTCGCCCGGGGACACCAAG GTGATCGTGGAGAACGGGGAGCTCATCATGGGCATCCTCTGCAAGAAGTCCCTGGGGACCTCGGCCGGGTCCCTGGTGCACATCTCCTACCTGGAGATGGGACACGACACCACGCGGCTCTTCTACAGCAACATCCAGACGGTCATCAACAACTGGCTGCTCATCGAGG GTCACACCATCGGCATTGGAGACTCCATCGCCGACGCCAAGACCTACCAGGACATCCAGAACACCATCAAGAAAGCCAAGCAGGACGTGATCGAG GTGATCGAGAAGGCGCACAACAACGAGCTGGAGCCCACGCCGGGGAACACCCTGCGCCAGACCTTCGAGAACCAGGTCAACCGCATCCTCAACGACGCGCGCGACAAGACGGGCTCGTCGGCCCAGAAGTCCCTGTCCGAGTACAACAACTTCAAGTCCATGGTGGTCTCGGGGGCCAAGGGCTCCAAGATCAACATCTCCCAG gtgatcGCCGTGGTGGGGCAGCAGAACGTGGAGGGCAAGCGGATCCCGTTCGGCTTCAAGCACCGCACGCTGCCGCACTTCATCAAGGACGACTACGGCCCCGAGAGCCGCGGCTTCGTGGAGAACTCGTACCTGGCCGGGCTCACGCCCACCGAGTTCTTCTTCCACGCCATGGGCGGCCGCGAGGGGCTCATCGACACGGCCGTCAAAACCGCCGAGACCG GGTACATCCAGCGGCGGCTGATCAAGTCCATGGAGTCGGTGATGGTCAAGTACGACGCCACGGTGAGGAACTCCATCAACCAGGTGGTGCAGCTGCGCTACGGCGAGGACGGGCTGGCCGGGGAGAGCGTCGAGTTCCAGAACCTGGCCACGCTCAAACCCTCCAACAAGGCCTTCGAGAAGAA gttcAAGTTTGACTACACCAACGAGCGGGCGCTGCGCCGGacgctgcaggaggagctggtcAAGGACATCCTGTCCAACGCCCACATCCAGAACGAGCTGGAGCGCGAGTTCGACCGCATGCGCGAGGACAGGGAGGTCCTCAGGGTCATCTTCCCCACCGGGGACAGCAAG GTGGTGCTCCCCTGTAACCTGCTCCGCATGATCTGGAACGCGCAGAAGATTTTCCACATCAACTCCCGGCTGCCCTCGGACCTGCACCCGGTCAAGGTGGTGGAGG GGGTGAAGGAGCTGAGCCGCAAGCTGGTGATCGTCAACGGGGAGGACCCCCTGAGCCGGCAGGCGCAGGAGAACGCGACGCTGCTCTTCAACATCCACCTGCGCTCCACGCTCTGCAGCCGCCGCATGGTGGAGGAGTTCCGGCTCAGCGGGGAGGCCTTCGACTGGCTGCTGGGGGAAATCGAGTCCAAGTTCAACCAGGCCATC GCGCACCCTGGGGAGATGGTGGGCGCGCTGGCCGCGCAGTCGCTGGGCGAGCCGGCCACACAGATGACCCTCAACACGTTCCACTACGCCGGCGTGTCGGCCAAGAACGTCACGCTGGGCGTGCCGCGCCTCAAGGAGCTCATCAACATCTCCAAGAAGCCCAAGACGCCGTCGCTGACCGTGTTCCTGCTGGGCCAGAGCGCCCGCGACGCCGAGCGCGCCAAG gacaTCCTGTGCCGCCTGGAGCACACCACGCTGCGCAAGGTGACGGCCAACACCGCCATCTACTACGACCCCAACCCGCAGAGCACGGTGGTGGCCGAGGACCAGGAGTGGGTCAACGTCTACTACGAGATGCCCGACTTCGACGTCAGCCGCATCTCGCCGTGGCTGCTGCGCGTCGAGCTCGACCGCAAGCACATGACCGACCGCAAGCTGACCATGGAGCAGATCGCCGAGAAGATCAACGCCG GCTTCGGTGACGACCTCAACTGCATCTTCAACGACGACAACGCCGAGAAGCTGGTGCTGCGCATCCGCATCATGAACAGCGACGAGAACAAGATGCAGGAG gaggaggaggtggtggacAAGATGGACGACGACGTCTTCCTGCGCTGCATCGAGTCCAACATGCTGACGGACATGACGCTGCAGGGCATCGAGCAGatcagcaag GTGTACATGCACCTGCCGCAGACGGACAACAAGAAGAAGATCATCATCACCGAGGACGGCGAGTTCAAGGCTCTCCAGGAGTGGATCCTGGAGACCGACGGCGTCAGCCTGATGCGGGTGCTGAGCGAGAAGGACGTGGACCCCGTGCGCACCACGTCCAACGACATCGTGGAGATCTTCACC GTGCTGGGCATCGAGGCCGTGCGCAAGGCGCTGGAGCGGGAGCTCTACCACGTCATCTCCTTCGACGGCTCCTACGTCAACTACCGGCACCTGGCGCTGCTGTGCGACACCATGACCTCCAGGGGACACCTGATGGCCATCACCCGGCACGGCGTCAACCGCCAGGACACCGGGCCGCTCATGAAGTGCTCCTTCGAGGAGACG GTCGACGTCCTGATGGAGGCGGCCGCCCACGGGGAGAGCGACCCCATGAAGGGCGTGTCCGAGAACATCATGCTGGGCCAGCTGGCCCCGGCCGGCACCGGCTGCTTCGACCTCCTGCTGGACGCCGAGAAGTGCAAGCACGGCATGGAGATCCCCAGCGCCCTGCCCGGGCTCGGCGTCGGCGGCC CCACCGGGATGTTCTTCGGCTCCGCCCCCAGCCCCATGGGGGGGATGTCCCCGGCCATGACCCCCTGGAACCAGGGGGCCACCCCGGCCTACGGAGCCTGGTCCCCCAGCGTGG GCAGCGGGATGACCCCGGGCGGGGCCGGGTTCTCCCCCAGCGCCGCCTCCGACGCCTCCGGGTTCAGCCCCGGTTACTCCCCGGCCTGGTCACCAACGCCCGGATCGCCGGGGTCACCCGGGCCCTCCAGCCCCTACATCCCCTCCCCCG GTGGCGCCATGTCCCCCAGCTACAGCCCGACGTCCCCCGCCTACGAGCCGCGGTCGCCGGGGGGCTacaccccacagagccccagctaCAGCCCCACGTCCCCCAGCTACAGCCCCACATCTCCCAGCTACAGCCCCACCTCGCCCAACTACAGCCCCACCTCGCCCAGCTACAGCCCCACCTCTCCCAGTTACAGCCCGACCTCGCCCAGTTACAGCCCGACCTCGCCCAGCTACAGCCCCACGTCCCCGAGCTACAGCCCCACGTCCCCCAGTTACAGCCCCACCTCGCCCAGCTACAGCCCAACATCGCCCAGCTACAGCCCCACATCTCCCAGTTACAGCCCCACTTCTCCCAGTTACAGCCCGACCTCGCCGAGCTACAGCCCCACCTCTCCCAGTTACAGCCCCACTTCCCCCAGCTACAGCCCAACCTCTCCCAGCTACAGCCCGACCTCGCCCAGCTACAGCCCCACCTCGCCCAACTACAGCCCCACCAGCCCCAACTACACCCCGACGTCTCCCAGTTACAGCCCCACCTCTCCCAGTTACAGCCCCACCAGCCCCAACTACACCCCGACCTCGCCCAACTACAGCCCCACCTCTCCCAGCTACAGCCCCACCTCTCCCAGCTACAGCCCCACCTCTCCCAGCTACAGCCCGTCCAGCCCCCGCTACACCCCGCAGTCGCCCACCTacacccccagcagccccagctacagccccagcagccccagctacAGCCCCACGTCCCCCAAGTACACCCCGACCAGCCCCAGctacagccccagctcccccgaGTACACCCCGACATCGCCCAAGTACAGCCCGACCTCGCCCAAGTACAGCCCCACGTCCCCCAAGTACAGCCCCACCTCGCCCACCTACAGCCCCACCACGCCCAAGTACAGCCCCACGTCGCCCACCTACAGCCCCACCTCGCCCGTCTACACCCCGACGTCGCCCAAGTACAGCCCCACCTCGCCCACCTACAGCCCCACGTCGCCCAAGTACAGCCCGACGTCACCCACCTACAGCCCCACGTCGCCCAAGGGCTCCACGTACAGCCCCACGTCCCCCGGCTACAGCCCCACGTCGCCCACATACAGCCTCACCAGCCCGGCCATCAGCCCCGACGACAGCGACGACGACAACTGA
- the LOC134434059 gene encoding DNA-directed RNA polymerase II subunit RPB1 isoform X2 — protein sequence MDLWRFGVGISHSITANVTFAEIVTPFNIDRLQELVRRGNSQYPGAKYIIRDNGDRIDLRFHPKPSDLHLQIGYKVERHMCDGDIVIFNRQPTLHKMSMMGHRVRILPWSTFRLNLSVTTPYNADFDGDEMNLHLPQSLETRAEIQELAMVPRMIVTPQSNRPVMGIVQDTLTAVRKFTKRDVFLERGEVMNLLMFLSTWDGKVPQPAILKPRPLWTGKQIFSLIIPGHINCIRTHSTHPDDEDSGPYKHISPGDTKVIVENGELIMGILCKKSLGTSAGSLVHISYLEMGHDTTRLFYSNIQTVINNWLLIEGHTIGIGDSIADAKTYQDIQNTIKKAKQDVIEVIEKAHNNELEPTPGNTLRQTFENQVNRILNDARDKTGSSAQKSLSEYNNFKSMVVSGAKGSKINISQVIAVVGQQNVEGKRIPFGFKHRTLPHFIKDDYGPESRGFVENSYLAGLTPTEFFFHAMGGREGLIDTAVKTAETGYIQRRLIKSMESVMVKYDATVRNSINQVVQLRYGEDGLAGESVEFQNLATLKPSNKAFEKKFKFDYTNERALRRTLQEELVKDILSNAHIQNELEREFDRMREDREVLRVIFPTGDSKVVLPCNLLRMIWNAQKIFHINSRLPSDLHPVKVVEGVKELSRKLVIVNGEDPLSRQAQENATLLFNIHLRSTLCSRRMVEEFRLSGEAFDWLLGEIESKFNQAIAHPGEMVGALAAQSLGEPATQMTLNTFHYAGVSAKNVTLGVPRLKELINISKKPKTPSLTVFLLGQSARDAERAKDILCRLEHTTLRKVTANTAIYYDPNPQSTVVAEDQEWVNVYYEMPDFDVSRISPWLLRVELDRKHMTDRKLTMEQIAEKINAGFGDDLNCIFNDDNAEKLVLRIRIMNSDENKMQEEEEVVDKMDDDVFLRCIESNMLTDMTLQGIEQISKVYMHLPQTDNKKKIIITEDGEFKALQEWILETDGVSLMRVLSEKDVDPVRTTSNDIVEIFTVLGIEAVRKALERELYHVISFDGSYVNYRHLALLCDTMTSRGHLMAITRHGVNRQDTGPLMKCSFEETVDVLMEAAAHGESDPMKGVSENIMLGQLAPAGTGCFDLLLDAEKCKHGMEIPSALPGLGVGGPTGMFFGSAPSPMGGMSPAMTPWNQGATPAYGAWSPSVGSGMTPGGAGFSPSAASDASGFSPGYSPAWSPTPGSPGSPGPSSPYIPSPGGAMSPSYSPTSPAYEPRSPGGYTPQSPSYSPTSPSYSPTSPSYSPTSPNYSPTSPSYSPTSPSYSPTSPSYSPTSPSYSPTSPSYSPTSPSYSPTSPSYSPTSPSYSPTSPSYSPTSPSYSPTSPSYSPTSPSYSPTSPSYSPTSPSYSPTSPSYSPTSPNYSPTSPNYTPTSPSYSPTSPSYSPTSPNYTPTSPNYSPTSPSYSPTSPSYSPTSPSYSPSSPRYTPQSPTYTPSSPSYSPSSPSYSPTSPKYTPTSPSYSPSSPEYTPTSPKYSPTSPKYSPTSPKYSPTSPTYSPTTPKYSPTSPTYSPTSPVYTPTSPKYSPTSPTYSPTSPKYSPTSPTYSPTSPKGSTYSPTSPGYSPTSPTYSLTSPAISPDDSDDDN from the exons atggatttATGGAGGTTTGGTGTTGGTATCTCCCATTCCATCACCGCCAACGTGACCTTCGCCGAGATCGTCACGCCCTTCAACATCGACAG gctgcaggagctggtgcgCAGGGGGAACAGTCAGTACCCGGGGGCCAAGTACATCATCAGGGACAACGGGGACAGGATCGACCTGCGCTTCCACCCCAAGCCCAGCGACCTGCACCTGCAGATCGGCTACAAG GTGGAACGTCACATGTGCGACGGGGACATCGTCATCTTCAACCGACAGCCCACCCTGCACAAGATGTCCATGATGGGCCACAGGGTCAGGATCCTGCCCTGGTCCACCTTCCGGCTGAACCTCAG tgtcaccacacCCTACAACGCCGATTTCGACGGCGACGAGATGAACCTGCACCTGCCGCAGTCGCTGGAGACGCGGGCGGAGATCCAGGAGCTGGCCATGGTGCCCAGGATGATCGTCACCCCCCAGAGCAACCGGCCCGTCATGGGCATCGTGCAGGACACGCTGACGGCCGTGCGCAAGTTCACCAAGAGGGACGTCTTCCTCGAGAGG GGCGAGGTGATGAACCTGCTGATGTTCCTGTCCACGTGGGACGGCAAGGTGCCCCAGCCGGCCATCCTGAAGCCGCGGCCGCTGTGGACGGGGAAGCAGATCTTCTCGCTCATCATCCCCGGCCACATCAACTGCATCCGCACGCACAGCACGCACCCCGACGACGAGGACAGCGGCCCCTACAAGCACATCTCGCCCGGGGACACCAAG GTGATCGTGGAGAACGGGGAGCTCATCATGGGCATCCTCTGCAAGAAGTCCCTGGGGACCTCGGCCGGGTCCCTGGTGCACATCTCCTACCTGGAGATGGGACACGACACCACGCGGCTCTTCTACAGCAACATCCAGACGGTCATCAACAACTGGCTGCTCATCGAGG GTCACACCATCGGCATTGGAGACTCCATCGCCGACGCCAAGACCTACCAGGACATCCAGAACACCATCAAGAAAGCCAAGCAGGACGTGATCGAG GTGATCGAGAAGGCGCACAACAACGAGCTGGAGCCCACGCCGGGGAACACCCTGCGCCAGACCTTCGAGAACCAGGTCAACCGCATCCTCAACGACGCGCGCGACAAGACGGGCTCGTCGGCCCAGAAGTCCCTGTCCGAGTACAACAACTTCAAGTCCATGGTGGTCTCGGGGGCCAAGGGCTCCAAGATCAACATCTCCCAG gtgatcGCCGTGGTGGGGCAGCAGAACGTGGAGGGCAAGCGGATCCCGTTCGGCTTCAAGCACCGCACGCTGCCGCACTTCATCAAGGACGACTACGGCCCCGAGAGCCGCGGCTTCGTGGAGAACTCGTACCTGGCCGGGCTCACGCCCACCGAGTTCTTCTTCCACGCCATGGGCGGCCGCGAGGGGCTCATCGACACGGCCGTCAAAACCGCCGAGACCG GGTACATCCAGCGGCGGCTGATCAAGTCCATGGAGTCGGTGATGGTCAAGTACGACGCCACGGTGAGGAACTCCATCAACCAGGTGGTGCAGCTGCGCTACGGCGAGGACGGGCTGGCCGGGGAGAGCGTCGAGTTCCAGAACCTGGCCACGCTCAAACCCTCCAACAAGGCCTTCGAGAAGAA gttcAAGTTTGACTACACCAACGAGCGGGCGCTGCGCCGGacgctgcaggaggagctggtcAAGGACATCCTGTCCAACGCCCACATCCAGAACGAGCTGGAGCGCGAGTTCGACCGCATGCGCGAGGACAGGGAGGTCCTCAGGGTCATCTTCCCCACCGGGGACAGCAAG GTGGTGCTCCCCTGTAACCTGCTCCGCATGATCTGGAACGCGCAGAAGATTTTCCACATCAACTCCCGGCTGCCCTCGGACCTGCACCCGGTCAAGGTGGTGGAGG GGGTGAAGGAGCTGAGCCGCAAGCTGGTGATCGTCAACGGGGAGGACCCCCTGAGCCGGCAGGCGCAGGAGAACGCGACGCTGCTCTTCAACATCCACCTGCGCTCCACGCTCTGCAGCCGCCGCATGGTGGAGGAGTTCCGGCTCAGCGGGGAGGCCTTCGACTGGCTGCTGGGGGAAATCGAGTCCAAGTTCAACCAGGCCATC GCGCACCCTGGGGAGATGGTGGGCGCGCTGGCCGCGCAGTCGCTGGGCGAGCCGGCCACACAGATGACCCTCAACACGTTCCACTACGCCGGCGTGTCGGCCAAGAACGTCACGCTGGGCGTGCCGCGCCTCAAGGAGCTCATCAACATCTCCAAGAAGCCCAAGACGCCGTCGCTGACCGTGTTCCTGCTGGGCCAGAGCGCCCGCGACGCCGAGCGCGCCAAG gacaTCCTGTGCCGCCTGGAGCACACCACGCTGCGCAAGGTGACGGCCAACACCGCCATCTACTACGACCCCAACCCGCAGAGCACGGTGGTGGCCGAGGACCAGGAGTGGGTCAACGTCTACTACGAGATGCCCGACTTCGACGTCAGCCGCATCTCGCCGTGGCTGCTGCGCGTCGAGCTCGACCGCAAGCACATGACCGACCGCAAGCTGACCATGGAGCAGATCGCCGAGAAGATCAACGCCG GCTTCGGTGACGACCTCAACTGCATCTTCAACGACGACAACGCCGAGAAGCTGGTGCTGCGCATCCGCATCATGAACAGCGACGAGAACAAGATGCAGGAG gaggaggaggtggtggacAAGATGGACGACGACGTCTTCCTGCGCTGCATCGAGTCCAACATGCTGACGGACATGACGCTGCAGGGCATCGAGCAGatcagcaag GTGTACATGCACCTGCCGCAGACGGACAACAAGAAGAAGATCATCATCACCGAGGACGGCGAGTTCAAGGCTCTCCAGGAGTGGATCCTGGAGACCGACGGCGTCAGCCTGATGCGGGTGCTGAGCGAGAAGGACGTGGACCCCGTGCGCACCACGTCCAACGACATCGTGGAGATCTTCACC GTGCTGGGCATCGAGGCCGTGCGCAAGGCGCTGGAGCGGGAGCTCTACCACGTCATCTCCTTCGACGGCTCCTACGTCAACTACCGGCACCTGGCGCTGCTGTGCGACACCATGACCTCCAGGGGACACCTGATGGCCATCACCCGGCACGGCGTCAACCGCCAGGACACCGGGCCGCTCATGAAGTGCTCCTTCGAGGAGACG GTCGACGTCCTGATGGAGGCGGCCGCCCACGGGGAGAGCGACCCCATGAAGGGCGTGTCCGAGAACATCATGCTGGGCCAGCTGGCCCCGGCCGGCACCGGCTGCTTCGACCTCCTGCTGGACGCCGAGAAGTGCAAGCACGGCATGGAGATCCCCAGCGCCCTGCCCGGGCTCGGCGTCGGCGGCC CCACCGGGATGTTCTTCGGCTCCGCCCCCAGCCCCATGGGGGGGATGTCCCCGGCCATGACCCCCTGGAACCAGGGGGCCACCCCGGCCTACGGAGCCTGGTCCCCCAGCGTGG GCAGCGGGATGACCCCGGGCGGGGCCGGGTTCTCCCCCAGCGCCGCCTCCGACGCCTCCGGGTTCAGCCCCGGTTACTCCCCGGCCTGGTCACCAACGCCCGGATCGCCGGGGTCACCCGGGCCCTCCAGCCCCTACATCCCCTCCCCCG GTGGCGCCATGTCCCCCAGCTACAGCCCGACGTCCCCCGCCTACGAGCCGCGGTCGCCGGGGGGCTacaccccacagagccccagctaCAGCCCCACGTCCCCCAGCTACAGCCCCACATCTCCCAGCTACAGCCCCACCTCGCCCAACTACAGCCCCACCTCGCCCAGCTACAGCCCCACCTCTCCCAGTTACAGCCCGACCTCGCCCAGTTACAGCCCGACCTCGCCCAGCTACAGCCCCACGTCCCCGAGCTACAGCCCCACGTCCCCCAGTTACAGCCCCACCTCGCCCAGCTACAGCCCAACATCGCCCAGCTACAGCCCCACATCTCCCAGTTACAGCCCCACTTCTCCCAGTTACAGCCCGACCTCGCCGAGCTACAGCCCCACCTCTCCCAGTTACAGCCCCACTTCCCCCAGCTACAGCCCAACCTCTCCCAGCTACAGCCCGACCTCGCCCAGCTACAGCCCCACCTCGCCCAACTACAGCCCCACCAGCCCCAACTACACCCCGACGTCTCCCAGTTACAGCCCCACCTCTCCCAGTTACAGCCCCACCAGCCCCAACTACACCCCGACCTCGCCCAACTACAGCCCCACCTCTCCCAGCTACAGCCCCACCTCTCCCAGCTACAGCCCCACCTCTCCCAGCTACAGCCCGTCCAGCCCCCGCTACACCCCGCAGTCGCCCACCTacacccccagcagccccagctacagccccagcagccccagctacAGCCCCACGTCCCCCAAGTACACCCCGACCAGCCCCAGctacagccccagctcccccgaGTACACCCCGACATCGCCCAAGTACAGCCCGACCTCGCCCAAGTACAGCCCCACGTCCCCCAAGTACAGCCCCACCTCGCCCACCTACAGCCCCACCACGCCCAAGTACAGCCCCACGTCGCCCACCTACAGCCCCACCTCGCCCGTCTACACCCCGACGTCGCCCAAGTACAGCCCCACCTCGCCCACCTACAGCCCCACGTCGCCCAAGTACAGCCCGACGTCACCCACCTACAGCCCCACGTCGCCCAAGGGCTCCACGTACAGCCCCACGTCCCCCGGCTACAGCCCCACGTCGCCCACATACAGCCTCACCAGCCCGGCCATCAGCCCCGACGACAGCGACGACGACAACTGA